A window from Erythrobacter sp. YJ-T3-07 encodes these proteins:
- a CDS encoding EcsC family protein, giving the protein MDFEKQQQAFRNAKPSLIGRGFEKITSPVGGAVAGFVPNGLVRGVLKGIDQAIGTPQLVKFNHDLSDLKACHDAAERVAIAVRAISGTTGAASGIGGILTMGLDIPATIALALRCIRDTGRAYGYDGKGARERLFRLQILELASINDKKQRAERLAALEAGIGADGSLSEVPPEEIDPVIEQAVERVSRALAIALFRRRVGAAVPLVGSVIGGAVNVSFQGDIGEAARFAYQERRLRAGEA; this is encoded by the coding sequence ATGGACTTCGAAAAACAGCAGCAGGCCTTCCGCAACGCCAAGCCGTCCCTGATCGGGCGCGGGTTTGAAAAAATCACCAGCCCGGTAGGCGGGGCGGTCGCAGGCTTCGTGCCCAACGGGCTGGTGCGCGGTGTGCTCAAGGGAATCGACCAGGCGATCGGCACGCCGCAGTTGGTCAAGTTCAATCACGATCTTTCGGACCTCAAGGCCTGTCATGATGCAGCAGAGCGGGTCGCCATCGCGGTGCGCGCGATCAGCGGCACGACCGGCGCAGCCTCGGGCATTGGCGGCATCCTGACCATGGGGCTCGATATCCCGGCCACCATCGCGCTGGCGCTGCGCTGCATCCGCGATACCGGCCGCGCGTATGGCTACGACGGCAAGGGCGCGCGCGAGCGGCTGTTCCGCCTCCAGATCCTCGAACTGGCGAGCATCAACGACAAGAAACAGCGGGCCGAACGGCTCGCAGCGCTCGAAGCCGGCATCGGCGCGGATGGCAGCCTGTCCGAGGTACCGCCCGAAGAGATCGACCCGGTCATCGAACAGGCGGTGGAGCGCGTTTCCCGCGCGCTCGCGATCGCTCTGTTCCGTCGCCGCGTGGGTGCGGCGGTCCCGCTGGTCGGATCGGTCATCGGCGGCGCCGTGAACGTGTCCTTCCAGGGCGATATCGGCGAGGCGGCACGCTTCGCCTATCAGGAACGGCGGCTGCGTGCCGGCGAGGCGTAA
- the uvrC gene encoding excinuclease ABC subunit UvrC, with the protein MSDSKANRPHDPRGKERFNEERAAYTVASAQPDLEAGVNAIRETVRTLPPRPGVYRMLDARGDVLYVGKARSLKARVANYTQINALTNRLQRMVSQTRSMEIVTTNSEAGALLLEAQFIKRYRPPFNVLLRDDKSFPFILLRADHAFPRIHKHRGARRAKGNYYGPFASAGSVNKTLNALQKLFLLRSCTDSFFNNRDRPCLLYQIKRCSAPCVGRIDEAGYEELVQQAKDFLGGKSSSVQQDLEKQMAEAAEKLDFETAAILRDRLRAATFIQGSQAVNATGVGDADVFALAAKGGQIAVQAFFIRGGQNWGHRAFFPTHTQDVDKDEVLARVIMQFYEEVPPPRTLLVDRELPESELLAQALCEAAEHKVEISVPQRGDRRRLMEQAQRNAVDALDRRLAERGTQAKLNRDLAEFLELEEPPQRIEIYDNSHIQGAKAVGAMVVAGPEGFEKGQYRKFNIKSAQTNDDFGMMREVMQRRFRNLAENPDGEEGKRNSHETVWPDLVLLDGGKGQMSTVRDTLAEMGIDNVPLIAIAKGPDHGREGREVFHFPDGREKTLPVNSPLLFHLQNLRDEVHRYVIGAHRAKRSRAITASPLDEIPGIGPSRKRALLLHFGTAGKVRAAALDDLKRAPGISDAVAQQIYDFYHAA; encoded by the coding sequence GCCTATACGGTTGCCAGCGCGCAGCCCGATCTGGAAGCCGGGGTCAACGCCATCCGCGAGACGGTGCGCACGCTCCCGCCGCGCCCCGGGGTGTATCGCATGCTCGATGCGCGCGGCGACGTGCTTTACGTGGGCAAGGCGCGCAGCCTGAAGGCGCGCGTCGCGAACTATACGCAGATCAACGCGCTCACCAACCGGCTCCAGCGGATGGTCAGCCAGACGCGCAGCATGGAGATCGTCACCACCAATTCGGAGGCTGGCGCGCTGCTGCTCGAAGCGCAGTTCATCAAGCGCTATCGCCCGCCGTTCAACGTGCTGCTGCGCGACGACAAGAGCTTCCCCTTCATCCTGCTGCGCGCGGACCATGCCTTCCCGCGCATCCACAAGCATCGCGGGGCGCGGCGCGCGAAGGGTAACTACTACGGGCCGTTCGCCAGTGCAGGCAGCGTCAACAAGACGCTTAATGCGCTGCAGAAGCTGTTCCTGCTAAGATCCTGTACCGACAGCTTTTTCAACAATCGCGACCGGCCCTGCCTGCTCTACCAGATCAAGCGCTGTTCGGCCCCGTGCGTCGGGCGGATCGACGAAGCCGGATACGAAGAGCTGGTCCAGCAGGCGAAGGATTTCCTTGGCGGAAAGTCCTCCTCGGTGCAGCAGGATCTCGAAAAGCAGATGGCCGAGGCGGCGGAGAAGCTCGACTTCGAAACCGCCGCGATCCTGCGCGACCGGCTGCGCGCGGCAACCTTCATCCAAGGCAGTCAGGCGGTCAACGCGACGGGGGTAGGCGATGCGGACGTGTTCGCGCTCGCTGCCAAGGGCGGGCAGATCGCGGTGCAGGCCTTCTTCATCCGCGGCGGGCAGAACTGGGGCCACCGGGCCTTCTTCCCTACGCACACGCAAGATGTCGACAAGGACGAGGTGCTCGCCCGCGTCATCATGCAGTTCTACGAGGAAGTGCCCCCGCCACGCACCCTGCTGGTCGACCGCGAATTGCCCGAGAGTGAGCTGCTGGCGCAGGCGCTGTGCGAGGCGGCGGAGCACAAGGTCGAGATTTCGGTGCCCCAGCGCGGTGACCGGCGGCGGCTGATGGAACAGGCGCAGCGCAATGCGGTCGATGCGCTCGACCGGCGGCTGGCCGAGAGAGGCACGCAAGCGAAGCTGAACCGCGATCTGGCAGAATTTCTCGAACTGGAGGAGCCGCCGCAGCGGATCGAGATTTACGACAACTCGCATATCCAGGGCGCGAAGGCTGTCGGCGCGATGGTCGTCGCGGGGCCGGAGGGTTTCGAGAAGGGGCAGTATCGCAAGTTCAACATCAAGTCCGCGCAGACCAACGACGATTTCGGCATGATGCGCGAGGTGATGCAGCGCCGCTTCCGCAATCTCGCGGAGAATCCCGATGGTGAGGAGGGCAAACGCAACAGTCACGAGACCGTGTGGCCCGATCTAGTGTTGCTCGATGGCGGCAAGGGGCAGATGTCGACAGTGCGCGATACGCTGGCCGAGATGGGGATCGATAACGTGCCGCTGATCGCGATCGCCAAGGGGCCGGACCATGGCCGCGAGGGGCGCGAGGTATTCCACTTCCCAGACGGGCGCGAGAAGACGTTGCCGGTCAATTCGCCGCTGCTGTTCCACCTCCAGAACCTGCGCGACGAGGTCCACCGCTACGTGATCGGCGCGCACCGCGCCAAGCGCAGCCGCGCAATCACCGCCTCACCGCTGGACGAGATTCCCGGCATCGGCCCGTCGCGAAAGCGCGCGCTGCTGCTGCATTTCGGCACTGCGGGGAAAGTCCGCGCTGCCGCGCTCGACGACCTCAAGCGTGCACCCGGGATCAGCGACGCGGTCGCCCAGCAGATCTACGATTTCTACCACGCGGCCTGA
- a CDS encoding serine hydrolase, which translates to MNFAKTGALLFLPCALSACAHLAADEAQPQPAPVAEVSTPFAPAPKPIDFDDALARTTQAYDSTGMVAAVSKDGNTIWQGARGLAEEGTDRPVTQDMLFPIASISKAFTTTALAILVERGSVEWDEPIRTYIPEFAMSDPWVSEHFTVRDALTHRSGLPLGAGDLLIWPDGNAEPEDVIKALPLLRPSAGFRSEYAYDNLLYVVAGEIVERVSGKSWADFITDEILQPVGMERCVAEKTRIPAGARFVTGHERAAGADAGVPIDERLAFSETWNAAGGIWCDTAGMMKWGNFWLDGGVTEDGKRLLNEEQVREVWQGVTPTGVNGRLRAAGLSHLSAYALGWGTQDFAGRLLVSHGGGAPGVVSNFMIIPEEKLVLFSATNDYRGAPSTFNYHIAAALLGRPEFDFIADWGGAFAEAEAEGTQLIADTAASAPENAAPPSLPLSAYVGTYHDPWYGDVRIRMDGPDRLFIDMGRSEILDGDLTHYDGDRFAAFWPDKSLKADAFVDFTVENGKVTGMKMKAISDLTDFSYDFHDLDLKRVKD; encoded by the coding sequence ATGAATTTTGCCAAGACCGGGGCGCTGCTTTTCCTGCCCTGCGCCCTGTCCGCCTGCGCGCATCTCGCCGCGGACGAAGCGCAGCCGCAGCCGGCTCCGGTTGCCGAGGTATCGACGCCGTTCGCCCCGGCCCCCAAACCTATCGACTTCGACGACGCGCTCGCGCGGACGACGCAGGCCTATGATTCGACCGGCATGGTCGCCGCCGTCTCGAAGGACGGCAACACGATCTGGCAGGGCGCGCGCGGGCTGGCCGAGGAAGGCACCGACCGCCCGGTTACACAGGACATGCTGTTCCCGATCGCCAGCATTTCCAAGGCCTTCACGACCACCGCGCTGGCCATTCTGGTGGAGCGCGGTTCTGTCGAATGGGACGAGCCCATCCGCACCTACATCCCCGAATTCGCGATGTCCGACCCTTGGGTGAGCGAGCATTTCACCGTGCGCGATGCCCTCACCCATCGGTCCGGCCTGCCACTGGGTGCGGGCGATCTGCTGATCTGGCCCGATGGCAATGCCGAGCCCGAGGACGTGATCAAAGCCCTCCCCCTGCTGCGTCCCAGCGCCGGTTTCCGATCCGAATATGCCTACGACAATCTGCTCTATGTGGTCGCGGGTGAGATCGTGGAGCGGGTTTCCGGCAAAAGCTGGGCCGATTTCATCACCGACGAGATTTTACAGCCGGTCGGCATGGAGCGTTGCGTTGCCGAGAAAACGCGCATCCCGGCAGGCGCGCGCTTCGTCACCGGGCATGAGCGTGCGGCGGGCGCGGACGCGGGCGTCCCGATCGATGAGCGGCTGGCGTTCTCGGAGACCTGGAACGCCGCAGGTGGCATCTGGTGCGACACGGCAGGCATGATGAAATGGGGCAACTTCTGGCTCGACGGCGGCGTGACCGAAGATGGCAAGCGGCTTCTCAACGAGGAGCAGGTGCGCGAGGTATGGCAGGGCGTCACGCCCACCGGCGTCAACGGCAGGCTGCGCGCGGCCGGCCTCTCCCACCTCTCGGCCTATGCGCTGGGCTGGGGCACGCAGGATTTCGCGGGCAGGCTGCTGGTCAGCCATGGCGGCGGTGCGCCCGGCGTGGTCAGCAACTTCATGATCATTCCGGAAGAAAAGCTGGTCCTGTTCAGTGCGACCAATGATTATCGCGGCGCGCCTTCGACCTTCAATTACCACATCGCCGCTGCGCTGCTCGGCCGCCCGGAGTTCGATTTCATCGCGGACTGGGGCGGTGCCTTTGCCGAGGCGGAGGCCGAAGGCACGCAGCTGATCGCAGACACCGCAGCAAGCGCGCCGGAAAACGCCGCGCCGCCCAGCCTGCCGCTATCCGCCTATGTCGGCACCTATCACGACCCGTGGTACGGCGATGTCCGCATCCGCATGGACGGCCCGGATCGCTTGTTCATCGACATGGGCCGCAGCGAGATTCTCGATGGCGACCTCACCCATTACGATGGCGACCGGTTCGCGGCGTTCTGGCCCGACAAATCGCTCAAGGCCGATGCCTTCGTCGATTTCACGGTCGAGAACGGCAAGGTCACAGGCATGAAAATGAAGGCGATTTCCGACCTGACCGACTTCTCCTACGACTTCCACGACCTCGACCTGAAGCGGGTGAAGGACTGA